From the genome of Lawsonella clevelandensis, one region includes:
- a CDS encoding long-chain-fatty-acid--CoA ligase: protein MSSPLPPNGEPTDRQKVWCGNYEDGVPARLEVATRTMVDMFESSVWHWAANDALEFFGEKTTYAELSEYVERCAEGLRRMGVSKGDRVAVLLPNCPQAIIAFYGILRLGAVVVEHNPLYTEHELAQPFYDHGARVAICWDKIAPKIVKLRRTSDLENVVSVDITKSLPKKLQFILRLPLKRTQELRDSLSSPARHTFPWERLLDHPRISVEHPRPGMDDPALMLYTSGTTGAPKGAVLTHFNLSSEFEMARAWINNAIPGKEIVLVSLPLFHAYGMLASNILGVGIGAKLVLLPRPDIDLIMKQFKKEVPTFVPAVPPLYQRILEESKKRGISIHGVRLAFSGAMTLPAELVEQWEAATGGVISEGYGLTETSPVIAGNPMSRTLRQPGSVGVPFPETEIRIVDIEDGVTELGFNQPGELVVRGPQVFSGYYHMPEATAEAMRGGWFHTGDVAVMDKNGYITIVDRLKEMIITGGFNVYPSEVEEALAEHPSVAECTVVGVRNRRGGEMVAAAVVLEHGARLNEEALRDHCRESLTRYKVPKRIVAMEEIPKNVMGKVLRKEASKLVQAFIDEHPTPIVPAKELRETEDLK, encoded by the coding sequence ATGAGTTCACCACTACCGCCTAACGGGGAACCCACCGATCGTCAAAAGGTCTGGTGCGGTAACTACGAAGACGGCGTTCCTGCACGCCTAGAGGTAGCCACCCGCACCATGGTCGACATGTTCGAATCCAGCGTGTGGCACTGGGCTGCTAACGATGCTCTGGAATTCTTCGGCGAAAAGACCACGTACGCAGAATTGTCAGAATACGTTGAACGGTGCGCTGAGGGCCTTCGCCGTATGGGTGTCAGCAAGGGTGACCGCGTAGCTGTTTTGCTCCCGAACTGTCCGCAGGCCATCATTGCCTTCTATGGCATCCTGCGTCTTGGCGCCGTTGTCGTCGAGCACAACCCCCTATATACCGAACACGAACTAGCCCAACCGTTCTACGACCACGGTGCACGTGTCGCCATCTGCTGGGACAAGATCGCCCCGAAGATTGTGAAACTGCGTCGAACGAGTGATCTAGAAAATGTCGTCTCCGTCGACATCACCAAATCTCTACCCAAGAAACTCCAGTTCATTCTTCGTCTCCCTCTGAAGAGGACTCAGGAATTACGGGATTCCCTGTCCAGCCCTGCCCGCCACACCTTCCCGTGGGAGCGCCTGCTGGACCATCCGCGTATCTCCGTCGAGCACCCACGCCCCGGCATGGACGATCCGGCGCTCATGCTCTACACCTCCGGTACCACCGGCGCCCCAAAGGGTGCCGTACTGACCCATTTCAACCTCTCTTCCGAGTTTGAAATGGCTCGCGCCTGGATAAATAACGCCATCCCCGGCAAAGAAATCGTGCTAGTCTCGCTACCGCTCTTCCACGCCTACGGCATGCTCGCCAGCAACATCTTGGGTGTGGGTATCGGCGCGAAGCTCGTGCTCCTCCCCCGCCCGGACATCGACCTTATCATGAAGCAATTCAAGAAAGAGGTCCCCACCTTCGTTCCCGCCGTCCCACCGCTCTACCAGCGCATTCTGGAAGAGTCGAAGAAGCGCGGCATCTCTATTCACGGTGTCCGCCTAGCCTTTTCCGGCGCCATGACACTCCCCGCCGAACTGGTGGAACAGTGGGAAGCCGCCACCGGCGGCGTCATCTCCGAAGGCTATGGTCTCACGGAAACCTCCCCCGTTATTGCCGGTAACCCGATGAGCCGCACGCTCCGCCAACCCGGCTCTGTCGGCGTTCCCTTCCCCGAAACCGAGATCCGCATTGTCGACATCGAGGACGGGGTAACCGAGCTTGGCTTCAACCAACCGGGTGAGCTAGTGGTGCGGGGACCGCAGGTGTTCTCCGGCTACTACCACATGCCCGAAGCCACCGCCGAAGCAATGCGGGGCGGCTGGTTCCACACTGGTGACGTCGCCGTCATGGATAAGAACGGCTACATCACCATCGTCGACCGCCTCAAGGAAATGATCATCACCGGCGGCTTCAACGTCTACCCCTCCGAGGTGGAAGAAGCTCTCGCGGAGCACCCCTCCGTGGCCGAATGCACCGTAGTGGGCGTCCGTAACCGACGCGGTGGCGAAATGGTGGCCGCCGCAGTGGTGCTGGAACACGGTGCCCGCCTCAACGAAGAGGCACTGCGCGACCACTGCCGCGAATCCCTCACCCGCTACAAGGTGCCGAAGCGCATCGTCGCGATGGAAGAAATCCCCAAGAACGTCATGGGCAAAGTGCTCCGCAAGGAAGCCTCCAAGCTGGTGCAGGCCTTCATTGATGAGCACCCCACCCCCATCGTTCCGGCTAAAGAACTCCGCGAAACAGAAGATCTGAAGTAG
- a CDS encoding SDR family oxidoreductase, whose amino-acid sequence MSDAPRKIAVVTGASSGIGAATARRLAADGYQVVLAARRLDRLRDLAAEIDGVAVPCDITNQADVDALAAQFPTIHVLVNNAGGAHGKTTVLESDEGQWRTMWETNVLGTMRVCRALIPALIASGDGLIVTITSVAAFETYEGGSGYTSAKHAESALAMTLRKELLGEPVRLTEIQPGLVETEFSLVRFGGDQAAADAVYQGMTPLQADDIARTISFVAAQPSHVNLDTILIRARDQYDNDHVLRRR is encoded by the coding sequence ATGTCTGACGCTCCCCGCAAGATCGCGGTGGTCACCGGTGCTTCCTCCGGTATCGGTGCCGCCACTGCGCGCCGCCTCGCTGCTGACGGCTACCAGGTAGTGCTGGCGGCCCGCCGACTCGACCGCCTCCGGGACCTCGCCGCCGAGATTGACGGGGTGGCCGTACCGTGCGACATCACCAACCAGGCTGACGTCGACGCCCTGGCCGCCCAGTTCCCCACCATCCACGTACTGGTGAACAATGCGGGCGGCGCCCACGGCAAAACCACTGTGTTGGAGTCTGATGAAGGCCAATGGCGCACCATGTGGGAAACCAACGTCCTGGGCACCATGCGGGTGTGCCGAGCGCTGATACCGGCCCTCATCGCCTCCGGTGACGGCCTCATCGTCACCATCACCTCGGTGGCCGCTTTTGAAACCTACGAAGGTGGCTCCGGCTACACCTCCGCCAAACATGCCGAGTCCGCCCTGGCGATGACGCTCCGCAAGGAACTGCTAGGCGAGCCGGTGCGCCTGACAGAGATTCAGCCTGGGCTGGTGGAAACCGAGTTCTCACTGGTACGTTTCGGCGGCGATCAAGCGGCCGCTGATGCTGTCTACCAGGGGATGACGCCGCTGCAGGCAGACGATATTGCCCGCACCATTTCCTTCGTAGCGGCACAGCCCTCGCACGTTAACCTGGATACTATCCTCATTCGCGCCCGCGACCAGTACGACAACGACCACGTGCTACGCCGCCGCTAG
- a CDS encoding UDP-N-acetylmuramate dehydrogenase: MNSDHTTLPGHASELASCGAAASAAVSAAALAGFWESARSAGVQVSLQARFADYTTSQLGAPARGMVTCSSAAQVSAVVRAALRWDVPLFVVGGGSNLVVGDESTGVLRHEVVLLRQTVGEGDHLQVVRESESSVTVQVPAGLNWDECVAETVARGWGGVECLSGIPGQVGATPVQNVGAYGVEMESVLQRVQLVDRVTGEITWETADQLGLAYRYSNLKFTHRAVVTAVELRLRRDGLSAPIRYRELARCLGCQPLDRVPVEQAREKVLDLRRGKGMVVCGSGVRATGFGEPSASGVWVESPAGHFVPDPDTFSTGSFFTNPVICESMFSGVLEQISAAGMDTDVMPKFPGQGGVKLSAAWLIDQAGFSKGFPGEGHPASLSTRHTLALTNRGSASTAELLEVARRVRDGVWERCGVELVPEPILVGCSIPPLD; the protein is encoded by the coding sequence ATGAACAGCGATCACACTACGTTGCCGGGTCACGCCAGCGAGTTGGCGTCTTGTGGGGCTGCTGCCTCTGCTGCTGTTTCTGCTGCCGCACTCGCCGGGTTCTGGGAGTCAGCACGGTCGGCAGGGGTGCAGGTGTCGCTGCAGGCCCGGTTTGCGGACTACACTACGTCCCAGCTGGGTGCGCCAGCACGGGGGATGGTGACGTGTTCCTCTGCTGCGCAGGTGAGTGCGGTGGTGCGTGCCGCGCTGCGTTGGGATGTGCCACTGTTTGTGGTGGGTGGGGGATCGAATCTTGTGGTGGGTGACGAGTCCACCGGGGTGCTACGCCATGAGGTGGTGTTGCTGCGCCAGACGGTGGGGGAGGGGGACCATCTGCAGGTGGTGCGGGAGTCGGAGAGTTCGGTGACGGTGCAGGTGCCGGCGGGGCTCAACTGGGATGAGTGTGTGGCGGAGACGGTGGCCCGGGGGTGGGGCGGCGTGGAGTGCCTGTCGGGTATTCCGGGCCAGGTGGGGGCGACGCCGGTGCAGAATGTGGGGGCCTATGGGGTAGAGATGGAGTCGGTGCTGCAGCGTGTGCAGTTGGTGGACCGGGTGACGGGGGAGATTACCTGGGAGACGGCGGATCAGCTGGGGTTGGCGTACCGGTATTCGAATTTGAAGTTTACGCATCGTGCGGTGGTGACGGCGGTGGAGTTGCGGCTGCGGCGGGATGGGTTGTCGGCGCCGATACGCTACCGGGAGTTGGCTCGCTGTTTGGGCTGTCAGCCATTGGATCGCGTGCCGGTGGAACAGGCGCGGGAGAAGGTGCTGGACCTACGTCGGGGTAAGGGCATGGTCGTGTGCGGTTCTGGGGTGCGGGCGACGGGTTTTGGGGAACCGTCCGCGTCTGGGGTGTGGGTGGAGTCGCCAGCTGGGCACTTTGTACCCGATCCGGATACCTTCTCCACGGGCTCGTTTTTTACCAACCCTGTCATTTGCGAAAGCATGTTTTCCGGTGTTCTAGAACAGATTTCAGCGGCCGGTATGGATACGGATGTGATGCCCAAGTTCCCTGGGCAGGGTGGGGTGAAGCTGTCCGCCGCTTGGCTTATCGACCAAGCCGGGTTCTCGAAGGGGTTTCCCGGGGAGGGTCATCCAGCGTCGTTGAGTACTCGCCACACCCTGGCTCTCACCAACCGTGGTTCTGCGTCGACGGCGGAGCTTCTGGAGGTGGCGCGGAGGGTCCGTGATGGGGTGTGGGAGCGCTGTGGGGTGGAGTTGGTGCCAGAGCCTATTTTGGTGGGCTGCAGCATCCCGCCCCTGGACTAA
- a CDS encoding class I SAM-dependent methyltransferase: MRAADARVAGIPTTIPRTPPNHALGTITRGTTGVNRLRKCDRWMSHHPTIRAALHSTPQPLAIDLGYGAAPWTTVEMATRLRTHVTPRLEVVGLEIDPARIFPAQHGVRFEEGGFELSHYRPQLVRAFNVLRQYTEEEVGNAWRIMQSRLAPDGVIVEGTCNEVGQRAAWVLLDQERPLSLTLAWSPHAVTTPSEVAERLPKALIHRNVPGEKIYDLLQAADNAWAATAGYATFGPLDRWRRAKEMLRTDGWPVDRQRRKLYDCLLTVPWDAVAPS; encoded by the coding sequence ATGCGAGCAGCCGACGCACGGGTTGCCGGAATTCCCACCACAATCCCCCGCACCCCACCCAATCATGCCCTGGGCACCATCACCCGGGGCACAACCGGCGTCAACCGACTCCGCAAATGCGACCGCTGGATGAGCCACCACCCGACCATCCGTGCCGCCCTCCACAGCACTCCCCAACCACTCGCCATCGACCTCGGCTACGGTGCCGCCCCCTGGACCACCGTTGAAATGGCCACCCGCCTCCGCACCCACGTCACCCCCCGGTTGGAGGTTGTTGGCCTCGAGATTGATCCTGCCCGCATCTTCCCCGCCCAACACGGAGTCCGCTTCGAAGAAGGCGGCTTCGAACTCTCCCACTACCGCCCACAGCTCGTCCGCGCCTTCAACGTGCTCCGCCAATACACCGAAGAAGAAGTCGGCAACGCCTGGCGCATCATGCAATCCCGCCTCGCCCCTGACGGCGTCATTGTGGAAGGCACCTGCAATGAAGTGGGACAACGCGCCGCCTGGGTGCTCCTCGACCAAGAGCGCCCCCTCAGCCTCACCCTCGCCTGGTCCCCCCACGCCGTCACCACCCCCTCCGAAGTAGCAGAACGGCTCCCCAAAGCTCTCATTCACCGCAACGTACCCGGCGAGAAAATCTACGACCTACTCCAAGCTGCTGACAACGCTTGGGCAGCCACCGCCGGCTACGCAACCTTCGGCCCCCTCGACCGCTGGCGCCGCGCCAAGGAAATGCTCCGCACAGACGGCTGGCCTGTCGACCGGCAACGCCGCAAACTCTACGATTGCCTCCTCACCGTTCCGTGGGACGCCGTTGCTCCCTCATAG